The nucleotide sequence tgatcaccttcagcatgctagtcttctgcagcgtttgggtctcctttgtgccctcctacctgagcacaaaggggaaatacatggtgtccgtgcagatcttctctatcttggcttccagtgctgggcttctgggctgcatcttctttcccaagtgctacatcaTTGTACTCAGGCCTGagctgaacacaaaggagcatctGACAACAAAAGTTGGTTCTTAAATGACTCATTTTTGACAACTGTTGTCCAGCACAGCAATGATGAAAAAGACATACTTGCCTTGCAAATGTAGCTTCTTAGATTTAAAGGCATGGCTCCTTTTCTGATGGTTACTTTTCAAACCTTTAAGAAGTGTCTAAatgtttgaattttatttttaattgtgctaTTTTAACTTGGAAAGTTGAGTGTCTTCCTCTTAAAATTCATACTCTTTGGCACATTTATTTAATATGAAAATTGATTAGGACTGCTAAAACAAATAGACTAAAAAAGTGGAATTCAGTAGTGAAATCTTTTGATTCAAGAACAGTTAACAGAGGCACGGATATATTATTTACAGAGATATATATATAGCACAATGGGAGGGCTATTGGAGTGGGGAATAAACATGGCAGGAATAATTTATTCCCTATtgcaaaatgccatttaaaacatGTTAAACTTTGAGATATGGTTTGCTCTTCATTTTAGATAAAATTAATATCTGTATTTTCCTTCACAAACGTTATGGTAagaagacttctgtttcagtgtatctgaagaagtgtgcatgcacacataagcttataccaagaacaaactcatttggtctctaaggtgctactggacaatttttttacttttttaacgtAAAATTGAGTTATAATGGCTGGATTTTAATTAGAACATGAGAAGAAAATATCATTAAATGAAGCAGCACTGTAAAGTGCCTTGGGATAAGGATCACCTCAGATGCAGAAAAATAAACTGAATTTTCTTGTGAGAAATTCATGCATGAAATATTATTCACAGAACAATCAGTTACATTCCAAGCTGCAACATgacaaggaaggaaatgggggttCTTTTGAGGAGGGGCAACATAGAAATCTAATCAACGATAAAAGtaatactaataattttcttaacaaTTCTGATGGGCTCCAAGGTgtttcagggcagagaaaagaatATCTGATAGTAGGCAAATACACAGCAAAAGGCACAGAGTAGCATAACGGGATAATCTGAAAAATCTGTTTCAAAGCACAATGCGATGTGTGAGGAAGAAAACGGAACTATAAAGGCAGAGAAAATGGTTCTCTCTTCAAATAACCCTTTTGAGAGTGAGAAGAGCAAAGCACATCGGTTTTAATAGGCTtgctgtagtgtggtgtagtggttaggagcggtagtctcgtaatctggggaactgggttcgcgtctccgctcctccacatgtagctgctgggtgaccttgggccagtcacacttctctgaagtctctcagccccactcacctcacagagtgtttgttgtgggggaggaagggaaaggagaatgttggccgctttgagactcctttgggtagtgataaagcgggatatcaaatccaaactcttcttctcttcttaagcAGCACATAAAGAGAAAGGGCTTTTAGAAGAAGGGGTGAAAGTCTGACTACCAACAGTCTAACTACCACACAAATAAGTGTGACTGGTTCTTTGAAACCCAAATATGGATTTGCAGCGATGCCTCCATTAAACATTATGTGTCAGAaaataagattgtgtaaaagtATTTGTTGTGAACCTCTGGTAAATATGAGGAAGCATAAAGACTAATATGGTTGGTCAATAATATAGCGGGATCAGCCTGTGATGAAGCAATGTAAAACCTTATGCCCAAAGTACCTATGGCCATTGCAGAGCTATTATGAATTCATTTTCAACATTCATGATTTATGTGACAGGAAGAAAGATTTAAATTTAAGAAGCTACATTTGCAAGGCAAGTATGTATTTTTCATCATTGCTGTGCAGGACAACAAGAGTAATTTAAGAATCAGCCTTTGTTGTCAGAGGCTCcattgtgttcagatcaggcctgacTACAATTATGGGGCTCATAGAGAAGTTACATGACACCCCAAAAATATTTAGTTTCACTGGGCCTTTATAtcaaaaatgcattttcagaGCCCACATGTAAGGTTAGGAGGAAGCCTAAACCCATTACTTCAGATCAGTTATGGTGAGTCACTTAAATGCATCACAACCCACCAAAATCAACCTTTATGTTAAACGAGATCTTGAACCAAAATGAGGGTGCAGGGCCTGCATGAAAGATCAGTGAAAATCAAAACCCATTCTTTGTGTTCAGGATTAATGCAATGGTCACACAGAATGGTCACAACCAGCACTAAAAACAGGGTGATTGGGCCCCTACATGGAAAGGGAAGTAGAAGGGGCCACACAGAAGGCCAGGGAAACTCTGAACTTTATGATCAAGAACAATGAGAGGTATCACACAACCTACCCCAAATACAATCTTCACATTCATTGCGCAGTTGAACAAAAATAGGAGTTCAGGGGTCACATTTGATGTTAGGGGAAACTCTAATCCATTGTTTAGGATTGCAGGATTGCAGGGGGATCATACagtaatagaattatagaatccaacctctgcaatgaaggaatctcagctaaatcatccacaacagatggccatccaacctctgcttacaaaacatccaaggaaggagggtccacaacctcctgagggaggcgGTTCTAGTTGCTTTGAGTGAAACAGTTGCTTAGAGTGGCCACAATCTGCTCCCCCAAATGTTTGTTGTGAGACCCTAAAATATTCAGTTTGGGGAATCCTGTAGATAAACATGGTCCAAAGTATGGTCAGGGCTTCCAGTGAAAATGAAGAGAGGAACCAATCACTTCTCATTTGTGGTGTAGGGTGTATATTCTGTACTTCTTACCAGCTGAAACTGTTGGGGCAATTTGGAAGAAAGGTCTTGTGGGAAAAGCCATGACTACTGTGCCACAGAACCTGGAAGGTGGGCTTATAGGAGAGAAAACTTAGATAAGGGCTCAAGGGGAATCAGAAGGAGAATAAAGAAAAGTCCTTGAAACAATAGACTTTGTTATTGCATCAACAGCGAAGAGAGATCTGTTGACACACTAACAAAAGTTGGCTCACTCAGAAACACCtgaagaagtatattaaaaacTCAATGGCTGGCCCTCAGGTGCTCCTACAATCTCATGATTAATCAGAGCCCTGAGAATTGGACAAGAAAAGTGGTTCATCTGCAAGAAACTTTTCAGGCACAGTGTAATAAATTACCTCACTTTAGCCTTGATTCTGATGTTTGGCTGATTTGTCTAAATCCCTGGTGATTTggcaagaataagaataattataAGGGGGAGATGCATCACCTGAGTCTCTGTGTGGCTCAAAGCACAGGTGCAGACCTGGAGGAAAACATGAGAACAAGAATGCACAGAAATGGCTCCCTGGTCTTTACATGGGTCAGCTTGACCTTTAAATGGCAACATACTCTTTTAATGTTCCACGAATGCCACCAAAGTAGTGTGAACCTTGTTTTCCTTAATTACCAGAATCATAGTGATGTATTCTCCCCAAACTCAAGCGGTATTTTTTGTAAATGTCCAAACCTATGAATAAATAGCAGCACAGAGTCATTCATTGCACTGTGCTGGGGCTCTAGGGAGAGAAATCTGGTGCACAGAAGATCctgcatcagaaaaatgttgagtCAAGATTTAGCCAGTAGTTTACATCAAACTAAAtaactttaacaacaacaagaaaatacATGCCCTCCAAAATATCATTAAAAAGCATTTGCAACTAATACACCAGTTCTAACACCAACAACCATGTCCGAACATTCACCCTCCCTTCCCTACAAGCTCAGTTACTCAATGGATCTGGTTCTGCTTACCATAGAATAGATGTAGGATCTTTACAATTGCTGTCTCACCTctgttggccaaaaccatcactgtggtgctggccttcctggccacaaagccaggaaacacaatgaggagatggctggggaagagtctggccgactccattgtcatttcctgttccattgTCCAAGTTgccatctgcaccatctggctgggaatctctccacccttcccagagtctgacATGCATTCCCAGCCCGGAGAGATCATCCTgtaatgcaatgaagggtctattgccatgttttatggtgtccttggctacatgggcttcttggcctccatctgcttcacagtggctttcctagccaggaagctgcctggggccttcaatgaagccaagcagatcaccttcagcatgctagtcttctgcagcgtttgggtctcctttgtgccctcctacctgagcacaaaggggaaatacatggtgtcCGTGCAGATCTTCtatcttggcttccagtgctgggcttctgggctgcattttCTTTCCCAAGTGCAACATTCTTGTGCTGATGTCTGATCTGAATGCAAAGGCATATttaacaataaacaacaacaaaaagcacctTGAGCTTTAGTGCACACATGTGTACCCAGATAGCATGGGGCAAGAGGTAAGTTTGGCTAAGCCGTTGGACATATCCAAAGCTTGTTTTTCAAAAAGTTGCATGCATTGACTTCCAAACTTTCCAGTGTGCAGACTTGGAATGTGACCTTCCCCACATCATGCTTCACTTTCAGCCATGTTTGGAATTCAAAATTAATTCAGCAATCTCTTCCCACCTTGTTTGCTTTCACCAGTGTCatgagtgcatgcaggagccaggccctgtgacttgTAGGGCCTCGCAGGATTGGGACCTTCCTGAGTTTGACGTGGAAGGGCAAGGCATGGCAacacaggtgaggcttgacagaagacttgtagcacctggtggcaagggccgggaagggtatataagaccagcagttccctctggctctttgccacagcaacacgctaccCACCGATCTGtgctttggcttcctgactcctggtttcctgattcatgggcccttggcttcctgacccctggactgctgtccctggactgctgattcctgaTTCCCGACCTCAACCCCATCCTGATGTACCAAGCCAGGACTCTGACTGCCCGTAACCTGGACCGTGACAACCAGCTACCCTTCttgctcttcctcccccttctcttctgGCCCAAGCCTTGAGGAGCTGCTTTTTGAGTGGAGTTTACACAGAGAAAAGCTGATCTGGTTAGAGAGAATAAGGGACTGAAGTCACGGGAGCATACTCGTCTGCTCAAAAGATATACTGAGTTGGAATGAACTTTTTTCCAACTTCACTATGAGAAGGAAACACTCCCACCAGGAAAATTTCAAGTGTAAGGGAGTTGGGCAATCGGGGTGGGCCTGGTCTGGGCAAGCGGTTCAAGCAGTGGTGGCGACTTGGGCCCTGTACTGTGGGTGCCCAGCGTGCGCAGGCAACGCCACAACATTATGACATCAAGCAGGCTCTGGTGCAGGCCCAGGGCCCAGCCCAGTTTCTAATGGGGCAATGGAGTGCCAGTGGTAAGCTGGTAGAGCCTGGCAGTGGCCGTCGTGCAACAGCAGCAGTAGGAGGTCGTGGCCGGACACCCACAGAAAAAATAAATGTGGTTGCCTGGGCTCCCAGCATCCCCTGCAGTTGGTGCCCTTGAGTTCAAGTGAGGAGGGTCTGGCATCTCAGAATTGGTAGCTAGAACTGGGAGTTTTCACAAACATGTTTTCCCCAACTACTACCCCTGCACATGAATATTCATAAACTGTTTAGGGTGTTGTAGAGCTGCTGTTTCTTTCCTTTGTAATTATCAAAATCATAGTGATTTTCTTCTATCTTCTCAACTGAGCTCCAGAGACTTCTCCACGAAGCGCAGTTGAGTGCACTGAAGTAAACATGAGAATCAAGAGCAATATGAGGCAACATCTTGCATTTGGCAAAGACTTGGGTATAAATGCCTTTTGTTCCAATGAGAGTTTGGGTAGGAATTTAGATCAGGTGAATTGGACAATGAAGGTGTGAGGTTGACTTCTATCCCCTTCAAATCTGAAGCTCCATCCACATTAGGAAAGCAAAAGAGTTTGGCTTCATCAAGTAATTCTGTGAGATGAGCAGTCACAAGGAAGGGAGCTGTTCCAGAATGGGATTGCTACTGCTGCTTCTGCCTTATGTGGAATGTGGAATGAAGGTGAAATGCCCCTTGACTCTGGAGAGAGATGAGCTAGACCCATTCTTTTATTCCAGACCAGGAGACCACCTCATTGGTGGGGTCATCTCTGCCACAATGGCTATATTTATTCCACACACTTTCAAGGAGTCTCCTTCTACCAGCTTTAGACAGTAAGTCATTTTATGGGATGGGGTTAGAGATGTTCCTTTAGCTACCAAATGCATGAGTCCCAATTCCCAGGCTCTCTCCTACTCAGAGGCCTGTGGCTAAAGGGCTTCATTCTTGGCTTCGCAAGTGGAAAAGGCCAGGGCACCTTCTGCATTGCTGCTCTTCGCTGTCCATGACCCTAAATTGCGACCAAATCCACTACAAACTTCAGGAACATGGTAGCCTGAAATATCTGATGGAAACCATTGTAAATATCTTCTAGATTTcctctttactgagcattcagtCTGATTATTTTTCTATTTACTTTCTATTGCGCATTTGTACTGATTATTTGCATTCCCCAGGTAGGGAAGGTTTCAAAAGGTATGTTCCAAAGGAACCCTCCAATCTTATGACACTGCAAAGTAAAAATAGGAAACCATGGAAATGGGGAAACTACAGAAAGTTCACCTTCATTTCTGTGGCAGACTTGCCCACCCCTGCTGCTTTTGCTAAGCAGAGCTCTGTCCATGGATGGGCTcctgtggaagggaaaggagctgagtttcctccaccaccaccaacagaatTTCTGCCAGGAAACTGCAAATTGTAGTTCTGGAAACAGTTTGAGGAAATGGTCAGAAAGCTCTTGGGTTTCAAAGGGGATATTGAAGGACCTGGGTCCCTACCTCCAAAAATGAATGGTGGAGCAGGATCAGTCAGAGGGCTAATGCTGTCAGACTTCTACTAAACCtcagcctatatatatatatatatatatatatatacaatttgTTCAAAAAAAGTAGCAAAATTCCAGTAATTTCCGTTCAGTGAAGAAAACTTGGGTGCATCTTAAGCAACAATATGAATGCTATGAAGGGCAAGGCTGCTGTGAAAGGACATCACTCAGACACAGACATGGcacatttttgctttttaaaacttaatgattttgttttattaacCTGGAAATTCTAGGGTCGGGTTATTTGTGTCTAAAGCTGTGATGAACCCTAGGATTTACATTATCTAAATACATTACATTAACTAATACATTATTAGTTGTTATCACTGATTTCAAATCAAGCGAAGAGAACTACACACTCAGAGGACCCCACAGAGAACATCAAGAGCacaaggggggaagagagagcaaTAGATGTTCCATGTCAtttaaaaagccttttaaaaatcctttcctttttaaaatgaatttttattggttttacataattttatacattttaacttacaacatttcaaaacattaaaataataggTTCTTTCAAACCTtcgtccctccttccctcctcccatgGGTTCCATAGTCAAAGAAAATGTATTCTTTTATCTCTTTCTGCCTCTTTTACCATTATCTATCTGTTATGTATCCATAGTTACCAAAGTTCGTTTCACATTACCAGTGCCATCgtatccctgccaatgattttaactgcttacagtggtcttttaatttTATTGAAAATTGATTCCATTCTTTTaagaaatacttgatcttcctgctttctgatctttcccgtcaGTCTCGCCATTTCTGCGTACTCCATCAATTTAGTATggcattcttctctggtcagcacttctccctccttccatctATGGGCTAGAAGCATTCTTGCTGCAGTCGTTGCAGACATAAAGAGTCTTTTATCTTCTTACAGTATCTCTTCACCTATTATACCAAAcggaaaagcttctggttttttaacaaaggttttttaaaacattttctttaactcattatatatcatttcacagtaAGCTTTTACCACCcaacaagaccaccacatatgagagAAGGTACCCTCTTTTCCTAAAAACCTTTTATCTCCTATGGTTCTTTGAAAGTCTCTGCATGTCTAATTCCATCAGGAAAAATTCCCTCTActttagttttgttttccaagCGATAATGGGTAGTGATTGAACAAGGCTTTCCCACCACTCAGGCATCATAAAGTGGGGATTGGCTGAAAACTTCTGAATCTGGATTAGTGTTGGCATGATTAAATTCTAGAAGTTGGATCCAGGACTTTATATTATCCTTAGAAGCTTGTCCAAAAAAAGCAAGAGTTGGAAGTGATATATTCACTGAATGCTGGAGGATAGGATctgatatgtgcatttttgcaggAAAGGAAGAACAAGGTACTGGCTACCCCTGTCCTTCTTCTTTGCCATTCAAGAGATTAACCAGAATCCCAGGCTCTTGCCCAACATCACTCTGGGCTACAATATCTATGAGACCTTTTTTCATGGAAGGATGACGTATGAAGCTTTGGTAGACCTGGTCTCTTCTAGACAGGCGAATGTTCCAAACTACAACTGCGGAGGACAGAATAACTTGATTGCTGTTATTGAAGGGGCTGACTCTGACTCTGAGAACTCCATCCAGATTTCAAGCATGTTGAGCATCTATAAAATGCCACAGGTAGGAATGGAGATGGTGGGATCATCTGACTGAGGTTCTCAGCCATGTAAGTGTTGGGTAGTGTCAACTCAGAATGAGGAAGACATAGGAAGTCAAGGGATTGAAGAAAGGAGATAAGGAATGGTCAGATGAATTGCTGTGCTCTTGTTGATACAACCTGTCTTTCCTCCCTTCCATTTGTGTCaaatgttggggtgtgtgtgtgtgtgtgggtgtgtgtgtgtgtatgcctgtgcatataaaatgggaaggaagggaacttcaattgtaaaaggtaaaggtaaaggtacccctgcccgtacgggccagtcttgacagactctagggttgtgcgcccatctcactcaagaggccgggggccagcactgtccggagacacttccgggtcacgtggccagcgtgacatcgctgctctggcgagccagagccgcacacggaaacgccgtttaccttcccgctagtaagcggtccctatttatctacttgcacccgggagtgctttcgaactgctaggttggcaggcgctgggaccgaacgatgggagcgcaccccgccgcggggattcgaaccgccgacctttcgatcggcaagccctaggctctgaggcttatATTTAAAAAGATGAAAACAGGAACTGAGGGAATACATAAACATAAAAATGGGATCGAGTCTTATGTGCCAAGGAAAGTTTGGGCAAAAAAGTATGTCTTTACAAAACAGATATATGTTATTGGGGGTAAGAATTATTTCGGCTTTGATCCCAAATATTGCAAGCCAACAGTTCTTCTTTTCTTGCCAGGTCAGCTATGCTTTTGGCTCCCATGTTCTGAATGACAAGAGGCAGTTCCCCTTTTTCTATCGGACGGTCCCCAAAGAAGAGGCCGTTTACCCAGCGATTGTCAAGTTGCTCCATCACTTCAGATGGACGTTCATTGGTCTCATTGCTCCAGATACTGAAAACGGAGAGAAGTTCATGAAGACATTGACACCTGTGCTATTAGAGAGTGGAATTTGTGTTGCCATCTCAGTTAGCATTCCACAattgaatggattaagtttgagactCAAAATTCCTCAATTAGAAAGGTGGGGACAAGtccatgtatttttttattatgtagAAACTACTTATTTCCTGGTGGGAATAAAACTTGCAGAAATGATATTTGAAATGCAGGGCAAATCCACTGCAGGGGAAGTCTTGATCACAACATCGATGTGGGATTTGAGTGTAGAATTAACCCACAGTCATTTCCACAGTATTCTTTCATTCTCTATTGGGACAAATAAATGGGCAAAATATGATAATATTGATGCCTTTTACTTTGCACTTCAGCAGTTTTGGGAGGAAGCTTTTACTTGTTCCTATACAGAGCACACATTGTCAGTGAAAAGCTGGACAAgatgcagagaaagagaggaattGGAGATGCTGCCCCAAGACCATCTGGAAAGACTCTTCTCTCTAAACAGCTACAGGATTTACAACACTGTCCAAGCTGTGGCCCGTTCCTTAAATGCTGTGTATTCCTCCAGATCTAAGTGGAGGTTGAAGGACAGTCTGGAAGTTcaaaggctacagccatggcaggtatttcctttccCATCACAGACATCATTGCCAAACACAACAATCAGTTGTACAATTCCTGAATGGTTGCCTTGAAGATTGTCTAGGAATGTATTGGGGAGGTGAAGTTTTGAAAACCCCTTTGTGAAGTGCCCTGAATTGGATCCATTTACCTCCTCTCAGATGGTAGTTTCTCTGGTAACACTTCCCATCACTGGCTGAACCTCCTCTTTGCCTTGAAGTGTGTTGCTGGAGCCTGTATTAAGTGCCTGAGTAACTCGTCTTCTCATTACAATATATATATGGGGACATTCGTCATATTTGTGGCGTATTTGTTTTCTGATCCCATTAATATACATTAAAGTaaatttttatatactgtatcttgaatttttttttttagacagaGCAAATAATAACTGCAGTCATCGTCTGAGgactttcttcatgtgcctccttcatgaggagtctggagggtggcaacacaagaatgtgcattttctgcagtagctccctgTTTGGAGAATGCTGTCTCCAGGGAGgtttgtctggcaccttcattatacaacttttGGTGCCAGGCTGGAGTCACATGCAGCTCAGAACACAGAGGCAGGCAGTACTTAACTATTTATTCAAGAAAACAGCATATGACTCAGCAACACtgagtcttttcttctttttatagttttatttatacttttctaatttatacatttcattagttttacaatcattttaatatTGCAAAGTTggacttcctcccccctctttctccggttccttaaatttacttTTTTATAtcatctgcatatccaaattcattaaatttgctcatttaattatctactttaaatatatattcttatgaaactgcaggttattacaataatcctgtcaatgtttttagatgtttgcAATTAATctgaaaatattcaataaaccatttcaaagttcttttataaaaagtttgttatcatgatttcttattcttctggtaactttcaccatttctgcatattccattatattttgtatccattcttcctttgcagggACTTCTGCTTCATTTCTTTTTTAGGAGAGTAGCTGCTGTAGTTGCAGACATAAATCAGTTTCTGTACAATTTAGATACCTCTGTCCCTATCATTCCCAAACAGTCCTTGGGTTCTCCAGCAGCCTCCGGACCCCTCTCTTCTGCTTCAGTCTCAGTGTATGAACTGCTCCCGTCACCAACTCCCcatgctcactaaaccctgttgccccttcacatTCCAGCCCCTCATCAAAATCTTCTTCAGTATCCCATCACCAatgccctggctctgagccttcctcccatGGGGATTCCCTTGAGGGTTTGCTGCCTGGTGCTTCCCACAGTTCCTCAAACTGCCCAACCAATCCCTGACACGCTGTTGCCAATCCCAAATGAGAACACATCCAAGCATGAAATGTTCAGAGTTTAATAGTCAGTGTTGTTTTCCCTGTTCTATATGTGGCTCTTTTCTCTGCCATTCTAGCTCCACCCTTTCCTGGGAGACGCCCAATTTTATAATTCTTCAATGGACGGAGTGTATTTGGATGAGAAGGGGGACCTGGCAGCTGACTTGGACATTGTGAACTGGGTGGTGTTTCCCAATCAGTCCATCCTTAGAGAGAGGATTGGGAGCATCAAGAGACAGAGATCCCTGGACCTAAAGTGCAACATCGACCATAATGCCACTGTGTCCCCCAAATGGCACAACCAGGTGGtggaaataacgggaaataacttattttattagatttcccATCCGATAAGTTCCAATCATGTTGCCATGTTTTGTGTTGCACTGCCTTCAAATGCTGTCTGCATTTCTTGAAGATCCCTGTGGGTCCCTGTGAAATTCTGTATATGTGTGAATCAGCTACTATGGGAGTGCAGTTTCAAGGTGGTTTGCTTCTTTTGGTA is from Podarcis muralis chromosome 2, rPodMur119.hap1.1, whole genome shotgun sequence and encodes:
- the LOC114591125 gene encoding vomeronasal type-2 receptor 26-like, with product MGLLLLLLPYVECGMKVKCPLTLERDELDPFFYSRPGDHLIGGVISATMAIFIPHTFKESPSTSFRQKGRTRYWLPLSFFFAIQEINQNPRLLPNITLGYNIYETFFHGRMTYEALVDLVSSRQANVPNYNCGGQNNLIAVIEGADSDSENSIQISSMLSIYKMPQVSYAFGSHVLNDKRQFPFFYRTVPKEEAVYPAIVKLLHHFRWTFIGLIAPDTENGEKFMKTLTPVLLESGICVAISVSIPQLNGLSLRLKIPQLERWGQVHVFFYYVETTYFLVGIKLAEMIFEMQGKSTAGEVLITTSMWDLSVELTHSHFHSILSFSIGTNKWAKYDNIDAFYFALQQFWEEAFTCSYTEHTLSVKSWTRCREREELEMLPQDHLERLFSLNSYRIYNTVQAVARSLNAVYSSRSKWRLKDSLEVQRLQPWQLHPFLGDAQFYNSSMDGVYLDEKGDLAADLDIVNWVVFPNQSILRERIGSIKRQRSLDLKCNIDHNATVSPKWHNQPLPTSKCVESCQPGFFKVVQKGMLLCCYDCVPCVEGTMATQEDAEHCTRCPEDQHPNKDRDQCLPKTITFLAYEEALGIFLASFALFLSLTMCVVLGILIIFRETPIVKANNRNLSYILLVSLLLSFLSSFLFIGRPRKATCLLRQMAFSIIFSVAISSVLAKTITVVLAFLATKPGNTMRRWLGKSLANSIVISCSSVQVAICIIWLGISPPFPESDMSSQPREIILQCNEGSIAMFYAALGYMGFLASICFTVAFLARKLPGAFNEAKLITFSMLVFCSVWVSFVPTYLSTKGKYMVAVQIFSILASSAGLLGCIFIPKCYIVVLRPDLNTKEHLTTKAGS